The following are from one region of the Arachis duranensis cultivar V14167 chromosome 10, aradu.V14167.gnm2.J7QH, whole genome shotgun sequence genome:
- the LOC107469987 gene encoding E3 ubiquitin-protein ligase MBR2 has protein sequence MQGQRRTTGSFPAIVGMMQGPNSSGTDMNHQSSLNHVQSTVDFRLSDYRGSTGETACLRATGPNIQSFSGWNTGEPSSRLNLINQVNDEGLKSEHGPSSSCSATAEDGLRTEERSFESNNMIFPVSSNTNLHGNHSRIQPSFLRGSSSSHITQNGNLDMEHTAQAANRGKGIAASSSVNHNDSGGYDREQTAFSSASYNRHTGTSSKNPGFMTWGNSGSSSSALVNWGSSCKRKALEGSSGQLCTGGSSNTLLQSENGCWPTNPVDLNVSSSLNVSMPLEDVPVTLPPLQLNLRSEVSQGATDAFPLINVPENVERPLRNFDRRMAHVQHQESIPLNLPSTVSSRHHNHSSPHQIPGSHSFNDSLELRLTPGVNAANSGAPQNQSPPLNMPPFPWNRASNPRGARSSTSHNSVERVVQEDFNIRIFPRESSGHPTNVPAPTVHEPTPWRTSSANVNNSGGVPTTSWMGSSSNIVPLPNPSWIVNPEVPTDNLQRLSEFSPWSLFPSISSASSVQNGHSAPSSSGSSSITQGSRNNQPYLRAALLMERRGGDVLSTPRALTVDNEGRRRLISEIRQVLIAMRRGDNLRAEDYMLFDPFIYHGMAELHDRHREMRLDVDNMSYEELLALEERIGDVSTGLSEDVILKSMKQQIYMSVMAESSTDLEPCCICQEDYTEGENVGSLDCGHEFHSNCIKQWLMQKNLCPICKTTGLAT, from the exons ATGCAAGGTCAAAGAAGGACAACTGGATCATTCCCTGCTATTGTTGGTATGATGCAAGGGCCTAACTCGAGCGGCACTGATATGAATCATCAGTCTTCCTTGAATCATGTGCAAAGTACCGTAGATTTCCGGTTGTCAGATTATAGAGGGTCCACTGGCGAGACTGCTTGTTTACGAGCTACTGGTCCTAACATACAGAGTTTTAGTGGCTGGAATACTGGTGAACCGAGTTCTAGACTGAATCTGATCAACCAAGTCAATGATGAAGGTCTAAAATCTGAACATGGTCCATCTTCATCATGTAGTGCTACTGCCGAGGATGGTCTCAGAACAGAGGAAAGGTCATTTGAATCAAATAATATGATTTTTCCAGTTAGTTCAAATACTAATCTACATGGAAATCATTCTAGAATTCAGCCTTCTTTTTTGCGAGGATCCAGCTCCAGTCATATAACCCAGAATGGTAATCTAGATATGGAGCACACAGCACAAGCTGCTAACCGTGGGAAAGGCATAGCAGCAAGTAGCAGTGTGAATCACAATGATAGTGGTGGATATGATAGAGAGCAAACAGCATTCAGCAGTGCTTCATACAATCGTCATACTGGAACTTCATCCAAAAACCCTGGATTCATGACTTGGGGAAATAGTGGCAGTTCAAGTTCCGCTTTAGTTAATTGGGGTTCTTCCTGCAAGAGAAAGGCCCTTGAAGGTAGTTCTGGTCAACTGTGTACTGGAGGAAGCTCAAACACTCTTTTACAATCCGAAAATGGATGTTGGCCCACTAATCCTGTTGATCTTAATGTTTCAAGCAGTTTAAATGTTTCAATGCCCTTAGAGGATGTTCCTGTCACTCTTCCTCCATTACAGCTGAACTTGAGAAGTGAAGTGAGCCAAGGAGCAACTGATGCATTTCCCTTAATAAATGTCCCAGAAAATGTGGAAAGGCCTCTCAGAAACTTTGATAGGAGAATGGCCCATGTACAGCATCAGGAATCTATACCTCTCAATTTACCATCAACAGTGAGTTCTAGGCATCATAATCATTCTTCTCCCCATCAAATACCTGGCTCCCACTCATTTAATGATTCTTTGGAATTGAGGTTAACGCCTGGAGTAAATGCTGCTAATTCTGGTGCTCCTCAGAACCAGTCACCTCCCCTTAACATGCCTCCTTTTCCTTGGAATAGAGCTTCTAACCCTAGAGGGGCTAGATCTTCAACTTCTCATAACTCTGTAGAAAGAGTCGTACAGGAAGATTTTAATATAAGAATTTTTCCAAGAGAGAGTTCTGGGCACCCGACGAATGTACCTGCACCCACAGTACATGAACCAACACCATGGCGTACATCCTCTGCTAATGTAAACAATTCTGGAGGTGTACCTACTACATCTTGGATGGGATCTAGTTCAAACATCGTTCCATTACCTAATCCCAGCTGGATTGTTAACCCTGAAGTCCCTACAGATAATCTGCAAAGATTGTCAGAGTTCAGTCCTTGGTCTCTTTTTCCATCAATTAGCTCAGCATCCAGTGTTCAGAATGGTCATTCTGCTCCATCCTCTTCAGGATCTTCTTCTATTACTCAGGGGTCCCGCAACAATCAACCATATCTAAGAGCAGCATTGTTGATGGAAAGGAGGGGTGGCGATGTACTCTCTACTCCGCGAGCATTAACCGTTGACAATGAGGGAAGACGCCGACTAATATCTGAG ATTCGCCAAGTCTTGATTGCAATGCGGAGGGGTGATAACTTAAGGGCTGAG GATTATATGCTTTTTGACCCTTTCATATATCATGGGATGGCTGAACTGCATGACAGGCACAGAGAAATGCGCCTTGATGTTGATAACATGTCTTATGAG GAATTGTTGGCATTGGAGGAGCGAATTGGAGATGTCAGCACTGGATTGAGCGAGGATGTCATTTTGAAGTCGATGAAACAGCAAATATACATGTCTGTTATGGCGGAGTCTTCTACAGATCTTGAGCCTTGTTGTATCTGTCAG GAGGATTATACTGAAGGAGAGAATGTTGGCTCGCTAGATTGTGGACATGAATTTCACAGTAATTGCATCAAGCAATGGCTAATGCAGAAGAACCTTTGCCCCATTTGCAAAACAACAGGCTTAGCTACATGA